From the genome of Candidatus Fermentibacter sp., one region includes:
- the rpmD gene encoding 50S ribosomal protein L30 yields the protein MADKRIAVKQIRSGIHCPLVQKRTLEALGLRRMNQTVVHEDRPEIRGMIFRVRHLVTVQEVSG from the coding sequence ATGGCTGACAAGAGGATCGCCGTCAAGCAGATAAGGAGCGGCATACACTGCCCGCTCGTTCAGAAGAGGACCCTCGAGGCCCTGGGCCTCCGGAGGATGAACCAGACCGTTGTACATGAGGACAGACCCGAGATCCGCGGGATGATCTTCCGGGTCAGGCACCTGGTCACGGTCCAGGAGGTCAGCGGATGA
- the rplO gene encoding 50S ribosomal protein L15, whose protein sequence is MRRLQHLRPAAGATRERKRRGCGDGTGNGGTAGKGHKGQRARGSIHPWFEGGQLPLQRRLSHKGFNNARYTTVYQVVNVGFLARFPEDSVVTPDELRDAGLISSRLRPVKILGTGTLSTRLTVCAHAFSSSAAGAIRQAGGAVEVLD, encoded by the coding sequence ATGAGACGCCTCCAGCATCTCAGACCCGCCGCGGGAGCCACGCGCGAGCGCAAGCGGCGCGGGTGCGGCGACGGTACGGGCAACGGCGGGACCGCCGGCAAGGGGCACAAGGGCCAGAGGGCCAGGGGCAGCATCCACCCGTGGTTCGAGGGAGGACAGCTCCCGCTGCAGCGCAGGCTCAGCCACAAGGGCTTCAACAACGCCCGCTACACGACAGTCTACCAGGTCGTGAACGTCGGCTTCCTCGCCAGGTTCCCCGAGGACTCGGTGGTCACGCCCGACGAGCTCAGGGACGCAGGGCTCATCTCCAGCAGGCTCAGGCCCGTGAAGATCCTGGGTACGGGAACCCTCTCGACCCGCCTCACGGTCTGCGCGCATGCCTTCAGCTCCAGCGCGGCCGGCGCCATCAGGCAGGCCGGCGGAGCAGTAGAGGTGCTCGACTGA
- a CDS encoding biopolymer transporter ExbD — translation MIRTRYSQFSSINITNLVDVTMTLLVVFMLAGPVMHRSVDIRPPSSDQGRIIQRLDPGTSLVVELDSLGNLSVSGEPLSMAELAPLAEAALASGRTEAFVRADRAVRYEAVAATLSELRRGGYETVGLVQEAVAEGGR, via the coding sequence GTGATCAGGACCCGCTACAGCCAGTTCTCGTCGATCAACATCACCAACCTGGTCGACGTGACGATGACCCTTCTGGTCGTCTTCATGCTCGCCGGACCCGTCATGCACCGGAGCGTGGACATAAGGCCCCCTTCGAGCGACCAGGGAAGGATAATCCAGCGCCTCGACCCCGGAACCTCGCTCGTGGTCGAGCTCGATTCGCTCGGCAACCTCTCAGTCTCGGGCGAGCCCCTGTCCATGGCCGAACTCGCACCCCTGGCCGAGGCGGCCCTCGCCTCCGGCCGGACGGAGGCCTTCGTCAGGGCGGACCGTGCCGTCAGGTACGAAGCGGTGGCGGCCACCCTCTCCGAACTCAGGAGGGGCGGTTACGAGACCGTGGGCCTCGTCCAGGAAGCCGTCGCGGAGGGCGGGCGGTGA
- the map gene encoding type I methionyl aminopeptidase, protein MGVMSATQIRHMQESGRIVRMVLVELRRASVPGVSTAELDGMANELIRSEGGSPSFLGYRGYPASVCISVNSVVVHGIPGPTKLADGDLVSLDVGVVKSGYHGDAADSFLVGETADPEAARLVGVTYEALGLGIDAARPGNRVGDIGAAVQRHVEHAGFSVVRDLVGHGIGRRLHEDPQVPNYGRPGTGMPLKPGMAIAIEPMVNRGGWHVRILDDGWTIVTEDGSLSAHAEHTVVVTGGEPLVLTA, encoded by the coding sequence ATGGGCGTGATGTCCGCCACACAGATCAGGCACATGCAGGAGAGCGGCAGGATCGTTCGAATGGTCCTCGTCGAGCTCAGGCGCGCCTCGGTCCCTGGCGTCTCCACGGCCGAACTCGACGGGATGGCCAACGAACTGATCCGGTCGGAGGGCGGAAGCCCCTCCTTCCTCGGGTACAGGGGCTACCCGGCGTCGGTGTGCATCTCGGTGAACTCCGTCGTCGTGCACGGCATTCCCGGTCCGACCAAGCTCGCAGATGGAGATCTGGTGAGCCTCGATGTCGGAGTCGTCAAGAGCGGCTACCACGGCGACGCCGCGGACAGCTTCCTTGTCGGGGAGACTGCCGATCCCGAGGCGGCGAGGCTGGTCGGCGTCACCTACGAGGCCCTCGGCCTGGGGATAGACGCGGCCCGTCCCGGGAACAGGGTCGGCGACATAGGGGCCGCCGTCCAGCGGCATGTCGAGCATGCCGGTTTCAGCGTCGTCAGGGATCTGGTGGGGCACGGCATCGGCAGGAGGCTCCACGAGGATCCTCAGGTCCCCAACTACGGACGCCCCGGGACAGGCATGCCCCTGAAGCCCGGCATGGCCATAGCGATCGAGCCGATGGTCAACAGGGGCGGGTGGCACGTGAGGATCCTGGACGACGGCTGGACGATAGTCACCGAGGACGGCAGCCTGTCGGCCCACGCCGAGCATACCGTGGTGGTCACCGGTGGTGAACCGCTGGTGTTGACTGCCTGA
- the pfkA gene encoding 6-phosphofructokinase, whose protein sequence is MDRIAVLASGGDAPGMNACIRAVVRSALHRGLRVSGVLRGYQGLIEDSISDMCWGDVSNIIQRGGSILHSARSEAFLTFDGRAQASANIRKHGITGLVVIGGDGSFRGADALAREQGVAVAGVPGTIDNDVWGTDYTIGYDTAVNTALDAIDRIKDTAASHDRVFIVEVMGRSAGFIAIEAGVGSGAEAILLPETRTDVDALAAMIRRRRDEGRRSSILVCAEGDEDGGARAVASRLKADHGIECQVTVLGHVQRGGSPTTSDRVLASKLGWAAVDALCEGAAPCMVGEIARRIVRHPLADSWTFRKGIDPELVRLAGLL, encoded by the coding sequence ATGGACCGCATAGCAGTCCTGGCCAGCGGAGGCGACGCCCCGGGCATGAATGCCTGCATCAGGGCCGTGGTGAGGAGCGCTCTTCACCGCGGCCTCCGCGTATCCGGCGTGCTCCGCGGGTACCAGGGGCTGATCGAGGACTCGATCTCCGACATGTGCTGGGGCGATGTCAGCAACATCATCCAGAGGGGCGGGTCCATCCTGCACTCGGCCCGCAGCGAGGCCTTCCTCACCTTCGACGGGCGGGCGCAGGCCTCCGCCAACATCCGGAAGCACGGCATAACCGGGCTCGTGGTCATCGGTGGCGACGGCAGCTTCCGGGGCGCGGACGCCCTGGCCCGCGAGCAGGGCGTGGCCGTGGCGGGAGTCCCCGGCACCATCGACAACGATGTCTGGGGAACCGACTACACGATAGGTTACGACACCGCGGTCAACACGGCCCTGGACGCCATAGACCGCATCAAGGACACGGCCGCCTCCCACGACAGGGTGTTCATCGTGGAGGTGATGGGCCGCAGCGCGGGCTTCATCGCCATCGAGGCGGGCGTGGGTTCGGGCGCCGAGGCGATACTCCTCCCCGAGACGCGCACAGACGTCGACGCGCTGGCGGCGATGATACGCAGGCGCAGGGACGAGGGGCGCAGATCGAGCATCCTCGTATGCGCGGAAGGCGACGAGGACGGCGGTGCGCGCGCCGTTGCGTCCAGGCTGAAGGCGGACCACGGCATCGAATGCCAGGTCACCGTCCTCGGACACGTCCAGAGGGGCGGCTCTCCGACCACGTCGGACAGGGTCCTGGCCTCCAAGCTCGGCTGGGCGGCCGTCGATGCGCTCTGCGAGGGTGCGGCACCGTGCATGGTGGGCGAGATCGCCCGCAGGATAGTCCGCCATCCCCTGGCCGACTCCTGGACCTTCCGGAAGGGGATCGACCCGGAACTGGTCCGGCTGGCGGGCCTGCTCTAG
- the rplQ gene encoding 50S ribosomal protein L17, protein MRHRKTTPKLGRKPEERTRLLRNLVTSIIIHERVVTSEAKARAARSMVEKIVTRGRTDTVHARRTVARHVYGAEAVRKVFNDLGPRYAQRPGGYTRLLKLGPRMGDAAEAFILEFVDSPVAFKPEDKEKKDRKKDRKEQKSPLKESREPKA, encoded by the coding sequence ATGCGACACAGGAAGACGACACCGAAGCTGGGCCGCAAGCCCGAAGAGAGGACCAGGCTCCTCAGGAACCTCGTCACCTCGATCATCATCCATGAGAGGGTGGTCACCAGCGAAGCCAAGGCCAGGGCCGCGCGCAGCATGGTCGAGAAGATCGTGACCCGCGGCAGGACCGACACCGTCCATGCCAGGCGAACCGTGGCACGCCACGTGTACGGCGCCGAAGCAGTCCGGAAGGTCTTCAACGACCTCGGGCCGCGCTACGCCCAGAGGCCCGGCGGATACACAAGGCTGCTCAAGCTGGGCCCCCGCATGGGCGACGCTGCAGAGGCCTTCATCCTCGAGTTCGTCGACTCCCCCGTGGCCTTCAAGCCCGAGGACAAGGAGAAGAAGGACAGGAAGAAGGATCGCAAGGAGCAGAAGAGCCCCCTGAAGGAATCCAGGGAGCCAAAGGCCTGA
- a CDS encoding Rid family detoxifying hydrolase, whose amino-acid sequence MRPRGIRTDTAPMPVGPYSQAAAAGGIAFVSGQLGIDPATGRLVEGVEAQASRALENIRAVLAAGGLSLSDVAKTTVLLADMADFPAVNTVYAGFFEEPYPARAAFAVKALPLGALVEIEAIAVQAGGRSDA is encoded by the coding sequence TTGAGACCCCGGGGCATCCGTACCGACACGGCTCCCATGCCGGTCGGCCCGTACAGCCAGGCTGCCGCAGCCGGCGGCATCGCGTTCGTCTCCGGCCAGCTCGGGATCGACCCCGCGACGGGCCGGCTGGTGGAGGGGGTGGAGGCCCAGGCCTCCCGCGCCCTCGAGAACATCCGGGCCGTCCTGGCAGCCGGGGGGCTCTCCCTGTCCGACGTAGCCAAGACGACCGTCCTGCTGGCCGACATGGCCGACTTCCCCGCGGTCAACACCGTGTATGCAGGATTCTTCGAGGAGCCATACCCGGCCAGGGCGGCCTTCGCCGTGAAGGCCCTCCCGCTCGGCGCCCTGGTCGAGATCGAGGCTATTGCCGTACAGGCCGGGGGGAGATCAGATGCGTGA
- the rpsM gene encoding 30S ribosomal protein S13: MARISGVDLPRNKMILYALPYIYGLGLASAREILSRTDIPPEKKTDELTEDEIAVLRKLIDAEYKVEGALRAEIAMNRKRLMDISCYRGLRHRRGLPVRGQRTHTNARTRKGPRIGHMKKR, from the coding sequence GTGGCAAGGATTTCGGGTGTCGATCTTCCCAGGAACAAGATGATTCTGTACGCCCTGCCGTACATCTACGGCTTGGGGCTGGCCTCGGCCAGGGAGATCCTCTCCCGGACGGACATCCCTCCCGAGAAGAAGACCGACGAGCTCACCGAGGACGAGATCGCCGTCCTCAGGAAGCTCATTGACGCAGAGTACAAGGTCGAGGGCGCCCTCAGGGCCGAGATCGCGATGAACCGCAAGCGGCTGATGGACATCAGCTGCTACAGGGGTCTCAGGCACCGCAGGGGCCTGCCGGTCCGGGGCCAGAGGACACACACCAACGCCCGCACGAGAAAAGGGCCGCGCATCGGCCATATGAAGAAGCGGTAG
- a CDS encoding nucleoside monophosphate kinase: MRISLLGPPGAGKGTQAARAAARFGLAHLSTGAIFREEIGRGTPLGREIEGIVKAGLLVADETVDRVVFSRIDGPGGFVLDGYPRNIAQARSLDAFLADSVPIDGAVFLDVSEGEVLRRLGDRYTCPSCGPVRAPGGACPSCGRTLERRADDEPEVIRRRFQEYHRVTGPLLSYYGPRLARIDGDAGVEEVWSRLEQAVMPWA, encoded by the coding sequence ATGAGGATCTCCCTCCTCGGGCCCCCCGGAGCCGGAAAGGGCACGCAGGCCGCCAGGGCCGCCGCCCGGTTCGGCCTGGCCCATCTCTCCACGGGAGCGATCTTCCGCGAGGAGATCGGGAGGGGCACGCCCCTGGGCAGGGAGATAGAGGGAATCGTGAAGGCCGGCCTGCTGGTGGCGGACGAAACCGTCGACAGGGTGGTCTTCTCGAGGATCGACGGGCCGGGCGGGTTCGTACTCGACGGATACCCCCGGAACATCGCCCAGGCCCGGAGCCTCGACGCCTTCCTGGCGGACTCGGTCCCGATCGACGGGGCGGTGTTCCTCGACGTCAGCGAGGGCGAGGTGCTCAGGCGCCTGGGCGACAGGTACACCTGCCCGTCGTGCGGGCCGGTGCGCGCTCCGGGAGGAGCCTGCCCTTCCTGCGGCAGGACCCTCGAGCGCCGTGCGGACGACGAGCCCGAAGTCATCAGGAGGCGCTTCCAGGAATACCACAGGGTCACCGGACCCCTTCTCTCGTACTACGGCCCGAGGCTCGCCAGGATCGACGGCGACGCGGGAGTCGAAGAGGTCTGGTCGAGGCTCGAGCAGGCGGTCATGCCATGGGCGTGA
- the secY gene encoding preprotein translocase subunit SecY encodes MKIPELRKKIFYTLLLLAVYRIGGFIPVPGIDVNALEEAFRGAAGNMMGIYDLFVGGALSRASIFALGIMPYISASIIIQLLTSVMPYFEKLKKEGEAGRQKMTEITRYSTVGLGLIQGLGISQYIVSLNSQAPGVVPHPGLGFTVQTVLTLITGTIFVMWLGERITERGIGNGISLIIFAGIVGRIPDGLAGLYRNVFVLQQTSFVSVVFLLVFMFAVIAFVVLMTEAQRKIPVTYARQVRGRKVYGGQSTHIPLRLNTAGVIPIIFAQSFLMFPASIAMFFPNSGIDETVNRIFSPASALYMIVYAALIILFTYVYTAIVFNPQDLADNMKKYGGFIPGRKPGKSTASYIERVLIRVTLPGSLFLAIIAILPMLLISSANVDFAFGGTSLLIVVGVALETLRQIETHLLMRHYDGFLAKGRIRGRR; translated from the coding sequence ATGAAGATCCCGGAACTCCGGAAGAAGATCTTCTATACGCTGCTCCTCCTTGCCGTCTACCGGATCGGCGGGTTCATACCCGTCCCGGGCATCGATGTGAACGCTCTGGAAGAGGCCTTCAGGGGCGCCGCCGGCAACATGATGGGCATCTACGACCTGTTCGTCGGAGGAGCCCTGAGCCGCGCCAGTATCTTCGCCCTGGGCATCATGCCGTACATCTCGGCCTCGATCATCATCCAGCTCCTCACGTCCGTGATGCCCTACTTCGAGAAGCTGAAGAAGGAGGGCGAGGCGGGCAGGCAGAAGATGACGGAGATAACGAGGTACTCCACGGTCGGCCTCGGGCTGATCCAGGGGCTCGGCATCTCGCAGTACATCGTCAGCCTCAACTCGCAGGCCCCCGGAGTGGTGCCGCACCCCGGCCTCGGGTTCACGGTCCAGACGGTCCTCACGCTCATCACGGGCACGATCTTCGTGATGTGGCTGGGCGAGAGGATCACGGAGCGCGGCATAGGCAACGGCATCAGCCTGATCATCTTCGCGGGCATCGTGGGCAGGATCCCCGACGGGCTGGCGGGGCTCTACCGGAACGTCTTCGTCCTCCAGCAGACATCGTTCGTCTCGGTGGTGTTCCTGCTGGTGTTCATGTTCGCGGTGATCGCCTTCGTCGTGCTGATGACGGAGGCCCAGAGGAAGATCCCGGTCACCTACGCCAGACAGGTGCGCGGGCGCAAGGTGTACGGCGGCCAGAGCACCCACATACCGCTCAGGCTGAACACGGCTGGCGTCATCCCCATCATCTTCGCCCAGTCGTTCCTGATGTTCCCGGCGAGCATCGCGATGTTCTTCCCCAACAGCGGCATAGACGAGACCGTGAACAGGATCTTCTCGCCCGCCAGCGCCCTGTACATGATCGTGTACGCGGCCCTGATCATCCTCTTCACGTACGTCTACACGGCCATCGTCTTCAACCCCCAGGACCTCGCCGACAACATGAAGAAGTACGGCGGCTTCATCCCCGGCAGGAAGCCGGGCAAGAGCACGGCCAGCTACATCGAGCGGGTGCTGATAAGGGTCACGCTGCCGGGTTCGCTGTTCCTCGCGATCATCGCCATCCTGCCGATGCTGCTCATCAGCTCCGCCAACGTGGACTTCGCGTTCGGCGGCACGAGCCTGCTCATCGTCGTGGGCGTGGCCCTGGAGACGCTGAGGCAGATCGAGACCCACCTGCTGATGAGGCACTACGACGGCTTCCTCGCCAAGGGCAGGATAAGGGGACGCAGATAG
- a CDS encoding TonB C-terminal domain-containing protein, translated as MNARALLVSSLGHAGVILILLIVQGFSGHSDPLGGGDAVMVSVVTVGEPGPAAEQVDEPPSEDVEPASGDVPPELQEDEVETVDPEDTVPVEDVTEDVPEDENPVHVANPPEDQVQDPGSQAHQVETSGAASGYIAVDAAGESGGGAPGPATYEGRVFAAIRRNFRTSAVPEQSYRIEITVGPGGSMEVETLRTSGVDVFDRAVEHALAMAQMPPFPPGRTSPAVLRIEFLGLSGEQ; from the coding sequence GTGAACGCACGGGCGCTTCTCGTCTCGTCCCTCGGGCATGCCGGGGTGATCCTGATCCTGCTCATCGTGCAGGGGTTCTCCGGACACTCCGATCCTCTCGGAGGAGGCGACGCAGTGATGGTGAGCGTCGTCACCGTCGGGGAGCCCGGCCCGGCAGCGGAGCAGGTCGATGAACCGCCCTCGGAAGACGTCGAACCGGCCTCCGGGGACGTTCCCCCGGAACTCCAGGAGGACGAGGTCGAAACCGTCGATCCGGAGGATACCGTCCCCGTCGAGGACGTCACCGAGGACGTCCCGGAGGATGAGAATCCCGTCCATGTCGCCAACCCTCCCGAAGACCAGGTCCAGGATCCCGGCAGCCAGGCGCACCAGGTGGAAACCTCCGGGGCCGCCAGCGGCTATATCGCGGTGGATGCGGCAGGGGAATCCGGCGGGGGCGCTCCGGGTCCAGCCACCTACGAGGGAAGGGTTTTCGCCGCGATCAGGAGGAACTTCCGGACCTCCGCCGTACCCGAGCAGAGCTACAGGATCGAGATAACCGTCGGCCCCGGCGGCTCCATGGAGGTGGAGACGCTCAGGACGAGCGGCGTGGACGTGTTCGACAGGGCTGTCGAGCATGCGCTGGCGATGGCGCAGATGCCGCCCTTCCCGCCGGGCAGGACCTCTCCCGCCGTCCTCAGGATCGAGTTCCTGGGGCTTTCCGGAGAGCAATGA
- a CDS encoding DNA-directed RNA polymerase subunit alpha, with product MEYRSLHLPDRIEWDEESLTGTYGRLVVTPLERGFGRTLGTALRRVLLSSLEGAAPVVARIAGANHEFTPLPGVYQDVPDIVLNIKSLDIRHDGTGPGKLVLDAKGPAQTKASDFKGDSFLHILNGDLPIAEVGPGSKLHVELTVERGKGYVTAEDWHDLGRGKEIGDILLDSWFGPVRKVNFEVDSARVGDRTDYDRLAMEIQTDGSIGPREAMDAACDILLRHFEMILGGRQAGAQGAEGDSDEEAEDFANLPLSETAMPPRLAATLEAGGISTLGQIASRTKAELLAVKNLGPSSLKILEGLLAEYGMGLSESRD from the coding sequence ATGGAGTACAGGAGCCTTCATCTACCGGACCGCATAGAGTGGGACGAGGAGAGCCTGACCGGCACGTACGGCAGGCTGGTCGTCACCCCTCTCGAGCGCGGGTTCGGACGTACCCTCGGCACCGCCCTCAGGCGCGTGCTGCTGTCCTCGCTGGAAGGCGCAGCGCCTGTCGTAGCGAGGATCGCGGGGGCCAACCACGAGTTCACACCGCTCCCGGGCGTCTACCAGGACGTGCCGGACATCGTGCTGAACATCAAGTCCCTCGACATCCGCCATGACGGCACCGGGCCCGGCAAGCTGGTCCTCGACGCGAAGGGCCCCGCCCAGACGAAGGCGTCGGACTTCAAGGGGGACTCGTTCCTCCACATCCTCAACGGCGACCTGCCCATCGCGGAGGTCGGCCCCGGATCGAAGCTCCACGTCGAGCTGACCGTCGAGCGCGGCAAGGGTTACGTAACCGCCGAGGACTGGCACGATCTGGGCCGCGGCAAAGAGATCGGCGACATCCTGCTCGATTCGTGGTTCGGCCCCGTGCGCAAGGTCAACTTCGAGGTGGACAGCGCCAGGGTCGGCGACAGGACCGACTACGACAGGCTCGCCATGGAGATCCAGACGGACGGAAGCATCGGTCCGCGCGAAGCCATGGATGCGGCCTGCGACATCCTGCTCAGGCACTTCGAGATGATACTGGGCGGCAGGCAGGCCGGAGCCCAGGGCGCCGAAGGCGACTCCGACGAAGAGGCGGAGGATTTCGCGAACCTGCCCCTGTCCGAGACCGCGATGCCCCCGAGGCTCGCTGCAACGCTGGAGGCCGGCGGCATCTCGACGCTGGGCCAGATCGCTTCGAGGACCAAGGCGGAGCTCCTCGCCGTCAAGAACCTCGGCCCATCCTCACTGAAGATCCTCGAGGGCCTGCTGGCCGAATACGGCATGGGGCTTTCGGAGAGCCGCGACTAG
- the pal gene encoding peptidoglycan-associated lipoprotein Pal: MFWRKVSVLLPVLLIAAVLVPGTSGCRRDTDDGSDSTIVFTPDTLDYGVWDTDTLVTDLSWLDTHQANMRDVFFEYDSNELTQAATEALMQDAAYLMSNPGFKVLIEGHCDERGTIDYNLALGERRAIMVRDFLVNYGVDSSRLQYVSYGKERPFVTGSDEASWAQNRRAHFRALPE; this comes from the coding sequence ATGTTCTGGAGGAAGGTGTCCGTCCTGCTCCCTGTGCTGCTCATCGCGGCCGTCCTGGTGCCGGGGACGTCCGGCTGCCGCAGGGACACCGACGACGGGTCCGACTCGACCATCGTCTTCACGCCCGACACCCTCGACTACGGCGTCTGGGACACCGATACGCTGGTGACCGACCTGAGCTGGCTCGACACCCACCAGGCCAACATGAGGGACGTCTTCTTCGAGTACGACTCGAACGAGCTCACGCAGGCCGCCACCGAGGCCCTGATGCAGGACGCCGCCTATCTCATGTCCAATCCCGGCTTCAAGGTCCTCATCGAGGGTCACTGCGACGAGCGCGGCACGATCGACTACAACCTCGCCCTGGGCGAGCGCCGCGCCATCATGGTCAGGGACTTCCTGGTCAACTACGGCGTCGACTCCTCGCGTCTCCAGTACGTGAGCTACGGCAAGGAGAGGCCCTTCGTCACCGGCTCCGACGAGGCCTCGTGGGCCCAGAACCGCAGGGCGCACTTCCGGGCGCTTCCGGAATGA
- the rpmJ gene encoding 50S ribosomal protein L36: MKVRSSVKRICDYCRIVRREGKVLVICPRNPKHKQRQG, encoded by the coding sequence ATGAAGGTCAGGAGTTCTGTGAAGCGGATATGCGACTACTGCCGCATCGTACGCCGTGAGGGGAAGGTCCTCGTGATCTGCCCGCGCAATCCCAAGCACAAGCAGCGTCAGGGCTAG
- a CDS encoding MotA/TolQ/ExbB proton channel family protein: MREVFEVLGQSDFVTSVILIVILILSIGSWAVAIAKLREFRKVLGSSRLFMDALRTTGKPPGNDFWSRSREIGPLARMYAEAGRFLQRRSDSGRTGSLDADEAGLLRSALEREAGEDLSERERNIGFLATVTSISPLLGLLGTVWGILTSFIGMKETGTADLSVIGSGVANALTTTVAGLLAAIPANIFHNFVVGRINSLAGDMDRFLSELVDVCRRGSL, encoded by the coding sequence ATGCGTGAGGTCTTCGAAGTCCTCGGCCAGTCGGATTTCGTAACGAGCGTCATCCTCATCGTCATCCTGATCCTCTCGATAGGCTCCTGGGCGGTGGCCATAGCCAAGCTGAGGGAGTTCAGGAAGGTGCTGGGGTCGTCGAGGCTCTTCATGGACGCCCTGAGGACGACAGGAAAGCCCCCCGGGAACGACTTCTGGAGCCGCAGCAGGGAGATCGGACCCCTTGCGAGGATGTACGCCGAGGCGGGGCGGTTCCTCCAGAGGCGTTCCGACTCGGGCCGGACGGGATCGCTCGATGCCGATGAAGCAGGCCTGCTCCGTTCCGCGCTGGAGCGCGAGGCCGGCGAGGATCTCTCCGAACGCGAGAGGAACATCGGCTTCCTGGCCACGGTGACGTCGATCTCGCCGCTTCTAGGTCTCCTCGGGACGGTCTGGGGCATCCTGACGAGCTTCATCGGCATGAAGGAGACGGGCACCGCCGATCTCAGCGTCATCGGCTCTGGCGTGGCGAACGCTCTCACCACCACTGTCGCGGGCCTTCTGGCGGCCATACCCGCCAACATCTTCCACAACTTCGTGGTGGGCAGGATCAACTCGCTGGCCGGCGACATGGACAGGTTCCTCTCGGAACTCGTCGATGTCTGCAGACGGGGCTCCCTGTGA
- the rpsK gene encoding 30S ribosomal protein S11 codes for MTKVTDVNGIAHVKSSFNNTMITITDLRGNVITWSSGGTTGVKGTRKGTAFAASQAAVQAAERAVESGLRRVEIWVRGPGSGRESAVRALQSSGLEVTGIKDITMIPHNGCRQTKRRRM; via the coding sequence ATCACGAAGGTCACGGACGTCAACGGCATAGCACATGTGAAGTCGTCCTTCAACAACACGATGATCACCATCACCGACCTGCGCGGCAACGTGATCACCTGGTCGAGCGGCGGGACGACCGGAGTCAAGGGTACCCGCAAGGGCACCGCGTTCGCAGCCTCCCAGGCAGCCGTACAGGCCGCCGAGCGGGCGGTCGAGTCGGGGCTCCGCAGGGTCGAGATATGGGTCCGCGGGCCGGGTTCGGGCCGCGAATCCGCGGTGCGCGCCCTCCAGTCCTCCGGGCTGGAGGTAACGGGCATCAAGGACATCACGATGATTCCCCACAACGGCTGCCGTCAGACAAAACGGCGCCGGATGTAG
- the infA gene encoding translation initiation factor IF-1, with the protein MAKDQGVVVDGTVEETLPNNMCRVSLDKPEGHIVLCHVSGKMRMNYIRILVGDRVTVELCPYDLARGRITYRYK; encoded by the coding sequence GTGGCCAAGGACCAGGGTGTAGTAGTCGACGGCACCGTCGAGGAGACCCTCCCGAACAACATGTGCAGGGTCAGTCTCGACAAGCCGGAGGGGCACATTGTGCTGTGCCACGTCTCCGGCAAGATGCGGATGAACTACATCAGGATCCTGGTCGGGGACAGGGTGACGGTCGAGCTGTGCCCGTACGATCTGGCACGGGGCCGGATCACCTATCGATACAAGTGA